In Mustela nigripes isolate SB6536 chromosome 2, MUSNIG.SB6536, whole genome shotgun sequence, a single window of DNA contains:
- the TMEM45A gene encoding transmembrane protein 45A, with protein sequence MGNFKGHALPGTFFIIMGIWWTIKCILKYAFKKHKRTSYLGSKALFHRIEIFEGIVLIGMAITGMLGEQFIPGGPHLALYDYKEGQWVELLSWHHFTMYFFFGLLGVANILCFIISSLPTSLTKLMLSNGLFVEAFVLYNHTHGREMLDIFVHQLLVLAVFVAGLIAFLELFIRTNITVELLRTSFILLQGSWFWQIGFVLYPPSGAPAWDAMDHDNIMFLTICFCWHYALNIVVVGMVYAFVTWLVKSRLQRFCPSEVGLLKNAEREQESEEEM encoded by the exons ATGGGGAATTTCAAAGGTCATGCCCTCCCTGGAACCTTCTTCATTATCATGGGTATTTGGTGGACCATCAAGTGCATTCTGAAGTATGCCTTCAAAAAGCACAAAAGGACTTCCTACCTTGGCTCCAAAGCATTATTCCATCGAATAGAAATTTTTGAGGGAATTGTATTAATTGGCATGGCCATCACTG GCATGCTCGGGGAGCAGTTTATTCCTGGTGGGCCCCACCTAGCCTTATATGACTATAAAGAGGGCCAGTGGGTCGAACTCTTGAGCTGGCATCATTTCaccatgtatttcttctttgggctGCTGGGTGTGGCGAACATCTTGTGTTTTATCATCAGTTCACTTCCCACTTCCTTAACCAAGTTAATGTTGTCGAATGGCTTATTCGTGGAGG CTTTTGTCTTGTACAATCACACTCATGGCCGGGAAATGCTGGACATCTTTGTGCACCAGCTGCTGGTCTTGGCCGTCTTTGTGGCAGGCCTGATTGCCTTCTTGGAGCTCTTCATACGGACCAATATCACTGTGGAACTTCTTCGGACAAGCTTTATCCTGCTTCAGGGGAGCTGGTTTTGGCAG attGGTTTTGTCCTTTATCCCCCCAGTGGAGCTCCTGCATGGGATGCAATGGATCATGACAACATCATGTTTCTCACCATATGCTTTTGTTGGCATTATGCATTAAACATTGTTGTTGTTGGAATGGTTTATGCCTTTGTCACTTG GTTGGTTAAATCTCGACTTCAGAGGTTCTGCCCCTCAGAAGTTGGACTCCTGAAAAATGCTGAACGAGAACAAGAATCAGAAGAAGAGATGTGA